GCGGGCAGACCATTAGCTGCATATAGCTTCTCGCATTCTGTAATTTTGCGGGCTGTTTCACCCGCTGAATGATATAGGGGATGAATGGAGTTTGCCCGCTTCGTGAAGCCGTTCGCTAAGCGCAGCAGCCAGCCGCCGTAGAGAAGGGTGGATAAGGACGGCCAATGATTCAGAGAGAGCTCTTCAATATATTTATTATTCATATCCTTAATCCTTTCATGTGTATGATGAATTATTATAATTAATAATGCATAAATATACAACGAGGTATAAAGAAATGAAATATAGAATGAAGTATGACTTAACAAAACAGCCCAAACTCCAATGCAGGAATATGGGCTGTAGTGAAGTCCGTTCTTCACTTGGGGGATGGAATTATCCTTGAAAGTTAATGAATTCTTTATTTATCGCTTGAGCATCTTTGAATCCGATTTTATATGCGGTCTTCATTACACGGGTGTTACTATGCAAGAAGAGATCCTCTAGTAATCCGAGGCTGTTGTCCAATTGGTCGGGAGTTTGATTGTTAATCGCTTCCAGAGTCTCGCGGAAAAGCATATAAAGGTTATTGTGTTCCTTCTCGCAGATCTCTACAATATCCTGTGATCTTTTTTCAAATGCATCCTTCATCATTTGTTCTACCATCGCTAAGCCCTCCAGTTGATGTCCATTATTCTAAGTTCGTTATTGCTTAGGGGTTCTTCATCGGTTTTTCATATCAATCAGAAATTAACATTCTCGTATACATCATACCTTCTCAGAGTCGAAAAATTTGTCGCCTTATGTCGAAAGAGATTTAGGTAATATTTTCATACACGACTCCATTTCAGAATACCTTACCTTACTTTAATGAGTGATGGATTAGATTCAAACGCTTTTATGAATATGTATAATTTCTTGTTTACGGTATTGGCCTGGTGTCATGCCGGTTTCCTTCTTGAACATTCGATTGAAGGAGGAGAAATTGACATATCCCACCTGAGCGGCAATCCGGTTGATTGTCATGCCGGTCGTTATTAACAACTCCTGTGCTTTTTCCACTCGGACACGATGCAGATGCTCGCTGAAGGTACTACCGGTTTTTTCTTTGATATAGGTTGATAAGTAAGTACTGGACATATTGAGCAGATCAGACAGATAGTTAAGTGACAGGTCCTGGTGATACTTCTGCTGAATGATATCAAGCACATATATGGCAAGCGTGTCTTTAATTCCGACCGTTGGTTGGCTCACCTCGTTTCTCTCATCTGAGGCTTGAATAAGAACCGTTGATTGCTGCTCTGGCAGAAGTGGATCGGTTAACTGTCCTTCGTCAGGCCTCGTGATCAGCTGAATCTGCCGAGATGTAGAGGCTTGCTCAATCCAGCGCAGGGTCTGCTCGTAGATCCCGCTGAGCTGACATGGTTCAGGATACGAATCACTGACAGCGATTTGCAGTTTCCCGCTATGAAGCAGCTCTTGCTCCCATGCAGGAATTTGTTCTTCTAGATTGGCAATAAGGACGTCCCGGTCTATGTTATAGAACATCGAGATGACGTGCATAGGTTCGATTTGAAACGTATGGGTAGATGGTCCACACGCTTCGGCGAGTTGGCGCATCGTAACGATCAAATGGTGCATGGTATCTCTGTATGAAGGTTTGTGTATTGAGTCATCTGCTTCTGCACCCATATCCGGAAGGAAATTATACAGAACCATAACAGTGCTGCTGATAGAGGGATGCAGTCCTGCTCGTTCTAAATCAGGATTGAGATGCTTGATTTCATTGATATGATCTAAGGTGATGATGGAAGGCATGATCTTGGCAGTCCACTTCATATAATGGTCGCGTTCTTTTGATAGGCGGGTCACTTCAAGTGCGGCAGAATGGAGGTGAAGCCGGGAATCTGTATTGTTCATTGAAACATGACTGGCTAATGCTTGTCCGATCGCTTTGATCGGAGTGCGAATCTGCGTGTAGAACAGGAACAGCCCTGAGATGCAGATAGCGAGTAAAAAGTACAAAACGGCTAAGATCGTATTTAGAAAGAGGGATGACCGTTCTACTTCCGTATTACCTACGGTACTTATCCATTTCAATCCATTTATTGTGTCCGTATAAAAATAGTATTGGTTATTCATCTGGGCTGTATTTTGGCCAGGCTGAAATGAAGGGAGGGGCAGGAAGCGTGCTGCTGTGTCTGAACGGTACAGCTCCTTCCCATCTGCAGCGAGCACGATCAGGTGTTCAGGAAGAAATCCCTGACGGGCTGCTTCTGTAAGCTGATAAGGAATATCTATATGTGACGATGACGATTGCGAGGCACTCAGCCGTTCGGCGGTATGCTCCAACTGGAATAAGTGTTCTTTTATCGCTTCATTAGTAACTGCTCTATTCAGCAGGGAGGTGGTGAACAGGTACAGGATAGCAATAAGTGCAAATATCGTCGTCATGGTCATTATGGATTTGCCGTCCCACCTCATTCTCATCTCAATGAACCTCCCCCGAAAACAAGCTGTATCTTACAAAATACTAATAGAGAATTGTTTCATAAATGTGTATGTAATGTAATCGGAATGTTAAGAAATTTAGTGTCGATATTTCAGAATTTTTGCATTTTATTCATTTCATGCTTTTTCGCGGTAAATAGCTAAAAAAATGCATAGGTTCCAATCAAATGTCCATTGTCGTGTTCTTTCCTCTTCGGATACCCTTTAAAAGGTTCATCATTATACAATATGAGGAGATGAAGATGAGGGAATGTTTAGTTTGAACCAAATGAAGCGATGGACAGCCGTATGTATGACAGCCGTATTGGTTGTGACAGGCACGGCTGGAGGAGCGGTGCCATGGCTTGGCGTACAGTCAGCATATGCTGAAGCCCTTGCTGAGACCTCAGGCGAAGTACCTGCCGAGACTCCTGCTGATGTTCCAGGCGAAGCACCTGCCGAGACTCCAGCTGAAGCACCTGCCGAGACTCCTGCTGAAGCTCCAGCCGAAACACCTGCTGAGACTCCAGTTGAAGCTCCAACTGAAGCCGCTGGTGCAGCACCGGTGGTTATTTATGAGCAGCAAGCGGAGTCAACCGTACCTATGGACATGTCGGTTACATTGTCTGTATATAGTGAAACTGCGATTACTACAGGCACACTATACTATAAGGGTAGTAATGATGAAACATTCGAAGCTGCGCCAATGAACATCGGCAATCCCGCTCAGGGATACGCGGAATTATCCGGGATTATTCCGGAGTCTGTCATGCACGATGCTGAAATGGTGAATTATTATTTTGAGGTGACAAGCGAGAACGGAACAACTCGGAGTCCGGCTGAAGACGGGACGGTATATGAGCTATTGATTGAGCAGCCACCTGCTGGAGAGACGCCGAGTCTTCTGATTACGGAGATTGTATTTAATGCTCCGGGCTCTGGAGAGGTATCCGAATATATTGAAGTTTACAATAACAGCCCACAGCGCATTAATTTATCCGACTATTATGTGCATTACGAGAATCATGATGGAAGCACGGTTCGGGATTGGACGCTTCCAGATCAGGAAACAGAAGCATGGGAGACGATAGTCTTGCTCAGCAAGAACAGCAGTCTATCGCAAGTGAACAGTGACTACGGTGTTTCGCTGGCCGAGCATCAGATTGCAGTCATGACCCAGCCTAGCGGCAACCTGGTGAACACAGGTACGTACACCGCCTCAATTAAGACGGTTGCAGATAACGAGACCTTATCATCGGTTCGTTACAACGATGCAGCAGTGAACAGCTCGGAGAACGGTGACGATCAGGATAAGACAAGCGTGGTTTATAAATTTAATACGAACAGCGCTGTGATGGAAAAATGGTTTAGCTTCGGCATCCCGACGCCAGGAACGCTGCTGGATGGTCAAGTGCCGGATCCATCAGCAGAGAATCCGTCTCTGCTTCCGGTGATCAGCCATCAATCTGCCGGCACGATGCCTCTGCAGGATGTTGTGATCACCTCTTCCGTACACAGCCCAACCCCTCTGGAATCGGCTACGCTGTATTTTAAAGACAGCTCAGCAATAACTTATACAGCTGTTGAAATGTCTGTGGACACAGGAGAAGCAGGAAATTACAGCCTCTCAGGAACGATTGGACTTACCTCTATTGGCTATTCAGACAGCATAGATTATTACATAACGGCCCGCAATAAAGAAGGGCTGAGCCGCACAGAGAGATATGGGCTTACTATTGACCGGGAAATTCCGGAGCTGCTGATCACCGAGATCGTGTTTAACGCTCCGAATGATGAATACTCGGAATATATTGAGGTCTACAACAACAGCACCGAAACGATTAATTTATCAGACTACTATGTATCCTACGAGAACTATAATGGTACAACCGTATATAACTGGACCTTAGGCGATCAGGAATTGCAGCCATGGAAAACGGTAGTGCTGCTCAGAAAAAATGGCAGCCTCACGCTCGTCAACAGCGAATACGGAGTATCCCTTACCCAGGATCAGATACTAATCATGAATCAACCCTCAGGCAATCTAGTCAATACAGGAACCTACACGGCTAACATCAAGAAGACGAGTGATGACCGGATCGTATCATCTGCAAGATATAACGATGCTGTCATCGGTCCGAAGGATGTGACAGATAACGGTGACAAGACCAGTGTCGTCTATAAATATCCGGTAAGCGGCGCTCTGATGGACAGGCTGGCAACCAAGCAGATCCCGACACCGGGAACCATTCTGGAAGGGCAAGTCCCCCTTCCGCAGGTAGATGACCCTGAACAGCTGCCTCACATCAGCTACGAGCCATCGGTGACGACCACGAATCCTCAGGACGTATCCATTGAAGCTGAGGTGACAAGTGATACGGGTGTGATTGCTGCCAAGCTGTATTACAAGGCAGACTATGAGACCTTGTACAGCAGTGCGGAGATGACCATTACAGAGGGCGCCGAAGGGAATTATTCCGTAGCAGGTGTTATTCCGGCTAAGGCGATGGCAAGCGCACAGCAAATTCAATATTATTTCACGATTCAAAATGAATATGGTACTTCGCGGAGTCCGTTAGAGGCAGATGCGACTTATGAGCTTCAAGTCGAGCTTGATGGAGAGCCTCCATATTTGCTGATTACGGAAATGGTGTTCAATGGACCCAATATTAATGGTGCTGACGTCCCTGCATGGGAATATATTGAGCTGTACAACAACAGTGATCAAATCATTTCCCTGCAGGATTACTACATTGATTACACAGATCTAAGCGGTGTTACCCAATATACTTGGCAGTTCACTGACAACGTTCAGATGGAGCCCGGCAGAGCATTGGTGCTGCGGATGGAGCCGACGGATGCGAACGGCACGGCGGACAAATTCAACGCTGCTTACAAGCTGACAGGCGATCAGCAGATTGAGGAAGCAGACCTCGTTAATCTCAGAGGGGACAGCAGCCTTGCGAATACATCTTCAAGAATGGTTAACGTTGTAACCAAATCAGGACAGAAGGTTGTATCCGCGGCTTATAACGACAATGCAACTCCAGATAATCCAGCGCCTGATAATTTGACGGATACCTCGGTTACGTACTTACCGAATTATGTAAGCGAGGATATGGTTAAATGGGGCGTAAAAGTAACCCCCACACCAGGCTATGTACTGGATGAACAGAAGCCTTCAACAACGGTTACACTCCCGGATGATTATCTGCCTCCAGTTATTGAACACACTCGCGGGGCAGGCAGTATCGGGATGGAGGACTATACAATCTCCGCTCAAATCACGGATAATACCGTCGTATCAGAAGCGAAGCTCTATTATAAGACAGATGTGATGTCAGGCTTCACTTCTGTGGCGATGACTCAGCAAACAGGAAATTCATACGAAGCTGTTGTTTCGGCAGAAGTACTGACAGGCGCAAGCCGTCTATACTATTATTTCGAAGCATCGGACGGAGTTCATATTACTGTGAAAAAGGATGTGAAGAACGAGCCTTTCGAAATCAAAGTGCTCGAGTCCATATCCTCAGTAGTTCCAGAGCTGCTAATTACAGAGCTCGTGCCAGACAGTACGGGAAGCGATATGTATGAGTACATTGAGGTGTACAACAATTCAACGCAAACTGTGAATTTGAAAGATTACCAGGTTGTTTATGTCTATTATCATGGCGGAACGGATGCTTGGGATTTGCCGCATAACCTGGAGCTTCCGGCCGGAGAAACGGCTGTCATCTGGGTACAGTCTGATCTAAGCAAGGACGAGCCGGTCAGCAGCTTTAACGGCCACTGGGGCGTCAACCTGCCAGAGGATCGGGTCATGTCGATCTACTCCATCGGTATGAACAATACGAATGAAGGCCGGATCATTCTTGCCGAGGATTCGCATTATGTCGTCGACCATGCCCGCAATCCAATCGTGCAAGCCTGGTTCAA
This sequence is a window from Paenibacillus urinalis. Protein-coding genes within it:
- a CDS encoding helix-turn-helix domain-containing protein, whose amino-acid sequence is MRMRWDGKSIMTMTTIFALIAILYLFTTSLLNRAVTNEAIKEHLFQLEHTAERLSASQSSSSHIDIPYQLTEAARQGFLPEHLIVLAADGKELYRSDTAARFLPLPSFQPGQNTAQMNNQYYFYTDTINGLKWISTVGNTEVERSSLFLNTILAVLYFLLAICISGLFLFYTQIRTPIKAIGQALASHVSMNNTDSRLHLHSAALEVTRLSKERDHYMKWTAKIMPSIITLDHINEIKHLNPDLERAGLHPSISSTVMVLYNFLPDMGAEADDSIHKPSYRDTMHHLIVTMRQLAEACGPSTHTFQIEPMHVISMFYNIDRDVLIANLEEQIPAWEQELLHSGKLQIAVSDSYPEPCQLSGIYEQTLRWIEQASTSRQIQLITRPDEGQLTDPLLPEQQSTVLIQASDERNEVSQPTVGIKDTLAIYVLDIIQQKYHQDLSLNYLSDLLNMSSTYLSTYIKEKTGSTFSEHLHRVRVEKAQELLITTGMTINRIAAQVGYVNFSSFNRMFKKETGMTPGQYRKQEIIHIHKSV